Part of the Capsicum annuum cultivar UCD-10X-F1 chromosome 12, UCD10Xv1.1, whole genome shotgun sequence genome is shown below.
TTCTATGTTTACGGCTTTGTTGAACAACAGTGATAAATCTAAGCATCGACTGCAATCTTGGGGGGTATTTGGAGAAGATGATGTggggtatttatttatttaagttaattatttaaaaattgattttttgaattataatttatttaaaattattattttactcaaaAATGCCATATGGCTTTTGTTAATTGGTCGTATGCCATGTCATCAACATGTGTATTACATACACTTGATAAAATCAGCTGATTgtaaaaaaaagtgttaaaatgaCACAGTTAATAcccacttgaggtgccaaaagtgaacaatatccacttgaggtgtcaaagtgaaagatcatGCCAAGTTAGGGGGTTGTCGATGGGTTTGACCATAGTAGAATATATAAAGAAAGTCATACTTTTAGTTATAATtattacttcctccgtctcaaattacccgttccaaattgagatgacacattaattaagaaaaataattaataacatgactagtttatcataatactcctattaaatgatgtttacattttaatttaaagaaaaaataattaatgcaaaggataaaacatgaaatttattttttgtttcttcttgattaatgaaaaaagataagtaaaatgggaaatcaaattagaaatttgggacggataatttgaaacgaagggagtattaaTTACGTATAATAATAGTAGGTAGTAAACGTTGAGTAATTGCAAAAGAAATGACTTTTGACATACATTTTTAGGTTATATATTAtcatagtttttaaaaatatatttttttaaaaagtccaaaaaaatgagaaaaaaataaaaataaaaatcattaaaaGGTATCACATCAACCGCCTCCAatgtttcctttattattatatatagatttaaaaataatcaCATTTTTctatatgtaataataatttaactttaaactcccaattttaattttaatgagatgatttatagcTAGACAAATATAAATCCCACAATTTGGAATTGAGAAATATGTTGTATTCACAAGCCCTACTCTAATCTTATGAAAATAGAGTTTTACGATAGACTCTCAATattaatttaaagattttttcGATAGATCCTCAATattaatttaaagatatttttgatagaccctaaATATTAGTTTATCTACAAAGAAAATACTTTCTctgtctcaaattgagatgatacattaattaagaaaaataattaataacatgattagtttaccatagtacctctattaaatgatgtttacattttaatttgaaaataaaataattaatgcaaagggtaaaacatgaaaaaaaatttttgtctcttcttaatcaatgaaaaaaataagtaaaacaagaaataaaattagaaaatttgggatgggtaatttagAACGGAGGGGGTATGTTTTTTacttcttcttcttaattttcAAAAAGAGGGAAAACAAAGGAACAGACACAACTAGCACCGAAAGGGCGCGAAATTCATAACCAATCGTGGATAttaattaagattaataataattaaatacatacaGTTAATTAATTAGATTCATTGTCAGAGTGATTAACCTGTTATTACTTGTCTTCACTTTACTTTTTTAATCGAAAATTAATTCAAtgattttctttgtcttcatttttttattctctgATAGGAAAgttttgtttcctttttcttaattttactaACTTGACAAATGTCTACTTTGGAAATACTTTAATTAGTGACAAGATGTATCAAACGTAAAATAATCCAAACATGGAAGTCTTGCTTTTACGTCATAGGAGAAAAAATTTCCAAATTGTTGTTTTTTCCAACTTTTATCTTTGCATACTGGATTCTAGATAGACTATTTTGCACttataaaatgaaattttttaataCTAATATCTATTAAATTCTTTGTGTCTCTTTCTTTACTTCAATTCAAAGTATCAAAGACTTTTACTTTGTGTCGTACTTTCTCCCCAAGTATCCAACAGTCTTTATATATAATCACAGTTTACTTTCTCGTGTATGTTATAACTTATAAGTAAAAtcacagttttttttttttctgttaaattaaagaaagaaaaagaaattcataaacttaTTAATTTTGTGCGTTTGAAATTGCAGAGTTGTTTTGCGGATTGACAACAGAAATGGGTCGATTTCATATACAAAAAAGGTTTATtatgttgttggttttgttgttACAAAGTTCATCAACATGGGGTTGGTTCTTTTCTAGTACTAATAATAACAAGAATGATTGTAAACAAGAGCAACAAACTAATTCAGGCAAATACTCTGCAAAAAATCAAATGGTTAAGTTGATGTCTGAATTTTCCATGGATGCTTTTGAGAATCAAAAGGGAGTTAAACTCGTCGAAAACGCGAAACAAAAGATGTTAGTCCCTAATTCTTGTTGGCAGAGAAGTTATCAGAGTTTATTTAGTGTGTGTTCAAAGGCTCTTCCTGATGAAGAATTAAGGTCTAGGCTTTCTTGGAATTTATGTGATTGTTTTCAGCAGCATACTGGAAGGTCACCTTTGCCTTATTGTGATGCAAAATCACCAATGACTAATTGTCTCAAGAAATTGGATAGTGATGTTTTGACAATTTATTTGGAGTTCTATCTTGAAACCCCTGCCATTTGCCATCAATTGCAGTAAGTTTTCTCATCAaaatcttttttagtttttttgctTCAGTGGAAGTTACAGACTGTTGTTTGGATGTTAAATACTATTGGAAAGGTTCTGTTGGTAGAGTATAGGACTGAATACTCTAGTGTCACTGATTCAAATCTGGTTCaccaatttaaattttattaacaTTATTTTAATGAGTATAATGTTTGAGTAGATTATATCATTTTCTTTCGTTACATAATAATGACATAGTAGTTGTTGTAGTAGATTCTTAGTCTTCAATTTTTGTAGCTATCTGTTTgtcatgttattttagtattttatcatgatttctCCATTTCCATATTCTTTTCCCGAGCTGCTTGTCAATGCTTTTCCTTGAGCGGAggttctatcagaaacaacctctctatctttcTAGGGTAGGAGTAAGGTTTACGTTCACACTttcctccccagacctcacttgcgTGAATATTGTTATACATAATGCCACACACCCATAATCTGAACAATAAACTAAcgatattatcaaaaaaaaagtTGGATATATTGTAGAGTTAAGATCAAACCAAAATGGTTGATACATAAAATGGGACTTTCGCCGTTACAACAATGGATTTTACGATACTATATactaataatcaaaacaaacattGTATTTAAagtaacaatacaatacaatacaatacaatactccttccgtcccattttactcgtttcaaatttcctaatttgttttctcattttacttgtccttttttacttatcaaaacgagacaatttttcttttccattatACCTTGGcttcatttgtttgcacttaatggaggtctgaatctgaatggtttagatttcagaccattaagtgcatttatttttcattaaggtTTTAACTCTCAATAGGCTAACCAAGTCTTCATAGGTCTGTAGGGATATTCTGGTGTTGAATAATATttaccactctattcataatcagcagtTACCACCATTAACCATCTCTGCCATcatcaccattgtcaaccaccacccaccactaCCAACCACCTCTATCATCACAACCAGCATCGACAAAAAATACCGCTACCAACTacaattgtcaaccgctaccacacctactacctcttttattctaattatattcaccaccaCCACTGCCGTCAACAATACCACAATCAGCAACCACTAGCGaccaatccctactaccaaccaactcatctattacaactagcaccaccactaactaccactaatacatcataacctctacacattctttggccgccaccaccattgtcactagtaatgccACCTCTACCGCTACTTCAACCAGTACCATCACTAcgatttatctctactaacaaccatctccacatcacaacaaataaaatctccaactagcaccaacacattatcaatcatcatgcattcatgtttcagccaacacaatcaacaccttaaactactaacatcaagcaaagTCACTTCACAACAACCACCATCACCATTaatcgccaccatcataacagtcactacaataccaaccatcacaattatcaccatcaacaatattaatcactaacatcaattattATCACCACAACCATCATTATAAGCcacctccactatcactaacaaacaaatgttttttctcaatcaaatactataattttattgtattaaattacatacttttttactatataatttattttttatttgaattttattttttattttattatgtatacaaataatttttttttacacatttagatgatgaaaaacaaacagtcttaatcattcagttttcagatttagaaaCAACATTTTAATTTCAGACAtctaaatctttaaaaaaaaaaacaaatggaagtgtaattgattactccttattattagcattcttgaaaaatattccaAAGAGGAGTACCATCAAGagtacaccattaagaatataaatgtgCTTTAATATTAGCCATCCATCAATAGtggaactaacaacaagacacaattaaaaGAGACAAAATGGTAAAGTTATATTACCGATCATTGTTTTATTAATAGCTGtgccatcccaatttgggacgggtaaaatgggacggagggagtaggtaacaaccatccaaacaagttATTATGAATTGAGGGTCTTACTCTTAATGCTTTTTAATAATTGCAGGAGAGAAGCATGGAAGCATGTAACAGAGAGGTTGGTAAATAGTTTGAAGGATTCTGCTGAATTTGCTGACGAGAAAATAGAGAACATACTACAACAAGGGGATTTGCTATTGGAAAACTCGAAGCATGTTCAAGAATCATTAGGCTCGATTGATGTACGAACTCAACAAGTAGTGGAGACTTCCAAGAACATTGAAGGTCGGGTGAATGCTGTGTTGAGTCAGTCGGAAGTAATTTTGGAGCAATCTAAAGAGATAGCATCTTCCCAATTAGAGTTGAACAAAGGCCAGGAGAAAATGAAGGAGACTTTGCACGAAAACATGGCGATAGTTCATGAATCTTACACTAATTTAGACCATGGAATCAATGATTTGAGGACTAAAACGGAGGGCATTGAGGTTGAGATTGTGCAAGTTGGGGATGAAATGAGTTCTAGGATGGATAAATTGCAAATTAAAGCCAATGATATTGGAAATATTGCTGGCCAAGCTTTGGATAAACAGAAACAACTTTTGGATAGACAATCTAAAACTCTTGATGGCCTTCAAGAGTTAAGTGAAGTTCAGTCTCAAGCACTTGAAGAGAGCAGGTAAAAATCATTAAGGAATCACTTCCTCCGTGGTTCTTATGTTCCTTATAGAATTTGAGTTTTAAGTTATGTACATTGTTTATGTTATCACCGGCTGCATCGAGTTGATAGGTAGGTTATTTATCGTCGTGAGTGGTGGATCTACATAGGGtccaggggttcatccgaacccccttcgtcggaaaattatactatttttacatggtaaatttttttatttttatgtataaatagtagagGTTGAACCCCTTTGACTAATTcgtatatgtactactgaacCCCCTCTCTGAAAATCCTGGATTCGTCCCTGATTGTTGTAGGTCAACCTGATATTCTTTGGTGCACTTTAAGAATTTTTCGCGACATTTAAGGTTTTATCAGGGCCAGCTCGACCATAAATCCACTAAAGCAATGGCTTGGGCCCAACTTCTTGGCCGGGGGCCtcatttttctaaatattttttctaatttacaaCAGGGTACACGTATGACGCATGGAATGCATATAAGATGCACGTAAGTTGCAGGAGATACACGTGTGATATAcacaaaaactaattttattaaatatacttGAAACCTCTTGTTAGGATTTGGCTTTGGGGCCATCAAATTGGTTGAGCCACCCTGGGTTtgatgtaaaacaatatctcacaCTTTTTCAGGAGAACTTTGAAAGAAATGGCTCAATTTGGGCACGAGCAACAAGAGGAGCTTCTTACAAGGCAAAAACAGCTACAGCAAACTCATGATCATCTAGTTgagaaatcaaaatcaatattagCAGCACAGGTTTGTCAATTCTCATATTAAAGAACGAAACTTTAAGGTAGCAAATCATCATTTCTCTTGGATTTCTTGTACTTGTTCATTGATTTCATCAATTGTGTCAACAGGAAACTTTTGAGGCCAAACAAGCAAGCATGTTTCTTGTCTTAGACAAGTTGTTCACCTTGCACAATGCCATGCTTCTTGAATCAAGAGCGATCAAGGCTTTCTTGCTTTACTCAGTGTCCATATTTCTTCTCTACATGTTTACCAGCACAAAACAGACGTATGATGTGAGACCTAGGCTTTACATAGGTAAAATATCCCACCTTTCATAAAGATTCTTTCTGTTCCCTACATTGTTGAAAGTTTGGGCGTCCCTATAGGTGCTGGAAGACAGCCCGGTTTGCAACCTGGCTTCCCTCAAGAGGGGGGTACACtaaataaaaccaacaaaacacagGCCAAGCCAGTTATTTCAACTATTTTGGATTTCATAATCTTTTCTCATCATTTCTTGTTTTGTTGTAGGATTAGTGCTCACATTCTTGATTGAACTGGCCATACTTCGATACGCAACATATGAAATGGAGGATCAGGCATGGATTGTGAGCATAGTTAGGTCACTATTTGTACTACTAGCCTCATGCCAACTTCTGTATTCCATTTGGACTTACAGGTACTCACAAACAGAACATAAAGTTCAAAAACTACTTGTTTAGCTTCATaacaatttttcttaaaaaatcgaCATATTATCTTGCAGAGATTATGAAGTGCTGAACCATATGATGTTACAAACACTAGTGGAGAAAGTTAATGGAATTCAAAAACACAAGGAGTACTTGTCGTGGGAAATGGAGAACGAGGATTCGGACAGTGAAGTGGATTGGTCTTCATGGATTGAAGCTGAATTGCCAGAAGATGTTGACAAATTAAAGGATCCTGACTTTGTATTTCCTGAAGAAGTtgctgagaattcagtaaggagaTACAACCTTAGGAATCACCTTTTGACATATTGAAGTTCTTGTAATATACCATTTTCTTCGGGGGTGGATCTATTCATTGTCGTGGCGGTGGCCCGCCACCTGCAAATTTCGATGAAAACTCTAtgtatataggtatatatatatatatatatatatatatactgataaAGTCAAATATTAAATCTGCCACTCATAATACCAAAACACTATCTAGTGCAAGTGGCAAAGCATCACTTTTATTGCCCATATGTTGTATGCTCGAATTCAGTTTGCAGCATCTATTTTCTTAATATCAATATAgtcaaatactccctccgttttgtGTGCTCGAATTCAGTTTGcagcatttatttttttaatatcaatatagtcaaatactctctctgtttaaaaaagaatgatctactttcctttttagtccatttaaaaaaaaatgatccttttctttttttacaatactttaatttcaacttttcacatggtATGTTTATGACCATAAGATTAaaaggcattttggtacatttaacactactttaatttaagatcacaagattcaaaagttctttattttcttaaactttgtgtcaagtcatttttaaacagagggagtattaaaTCTGCCACTCATAATACCAAGGCACTATCTAGTGCACGTGACAAAGCGACACTTTTGTTGCCCATAGGTCGTGTGTTCGATCCCAGTTTGcagcatttattttttaaaattattttctgtgAAGCATTGTTGACTAAAACAGGGCAACAAGCTTACAttctataaaattattttctgtGAAGCATTATTGACTAAAACAGGACAACAGACGTACATTCTACCatttaaatgaattatgaatattatattatgatattagtaatattattgaaagatcaagttttattatttttttattactttttttaattaattgattgGTTAATTGTCTTATatatcaaaaaatgaataatttgattACTTTAATCGATAAGTAGTGGTGGAGCCAGAAATTCAATGAAGGATATGCAAATTTTATTCTCAGCTATGTTAAGAgtgtgcaaaattaaatatacactcATTATGATTAACATTTAACCTCTATTCATCACATAATTTTCCGATAAAGGGCGTGCATTTGACCACCCTTCATCGAAGATGACTCTGTCCCTGTCAATAAGTTTACTTGGCACCAGAGAGTCCGGATCCTGGATCCAGCTCTGATtttcttgattcaattttttctcttatgGTAGTACTAGTTATATGTGCAAGTAATTTCGGGACTTAAATTGACTAATCTTCATGTATGTGTTACTAGTAATTTGGTGCTTTATTATTCATTTGAATCATTCGGTTGTCTTGGTGTAAAATGTGCTGGTCAACCAAAACACACTGATTTGACATTGTCCGCATTTGCCCAAACCCCACGGTTAAGTAGTAGCGGTGGAATAGTCGAGAAGCATAAGTTAGTTAGCTTAAACACTATAAACTAATAAAATGAAACTTTGCTTCCATACTCGTGGATTCACCACCTTATGACATATGTTGTGCCATCTTTTAGACCtttcattccttttttttttctccttgtgGTGTAGGAGAGCCTTTACGTAATTAATAAAGTTGTCGTGTGATCAATTAGTTACAAGTTAGAGCGGTACAAATAGGGGTGGAGTTACCCTTTGGCGAGGGGTTGGTCCGAACCCCCTTCAGCGAAATATTATACTTCCTTcgttccattttatgtgtcgccatttgatcgGACacgaagtttaaaaaataagtaaagactTGATGCTTTTTACCAAAttgtcattcattaaaacaatgtaatattattatttttaattaagtgggccCTTATAAGTGGAACAAATACGGGTGAAAgtgtaattgtgtctttaaatagttaccaaataaggaattGTGACATTCTTTTTCGGACGGACAAAAAAGGAAacgatgacacataaaatgggacggaggaagtactatttatacatggtttacattattttttatgtatatttatgttgAACCCCTTCAGTTGTTCGTATGTCTATTTTTAATCCCCTTAATGAAAATTCTAATTTCGCCACTAGATATGAAACTAGTTTCTTGTAGAATTATAAAGTAAGATTCTCTACGAAATAGATCTTTGTGGTCTAGCCCTTTCCGAACCCCGCACAGCAGGGGTTAAAGCACCGGATTCGCTTTCTTTTCCCCCTCGACAGCCTTAACCAGGAAGAATAATAGTCCCTCCTTTGGACCCTTGTCACTTAGGCTAACCTATAAGTTTTATTGGCAAAATTTGTGACCACGTAGGTCTTTAAGACACTCGAAATATGATTCATAACTTTAGATACACATCCTTTTCCTCATCTTTCTCCAAATTTGTTACTTCCACATAATTGTGGCTCTTAAAATTCCACTTTTTCAACTAGTCAAATAcaccaaaatccaagaaagagTAAACATAGCACTAAAAATAGGGTGTTTTATTGTTTATATACACTTAACACATATTTCCTCTAAATTACATTTCAAGAATTGGAAAAATGGTGTTGTCTACATTGTTTAAATTTCTTTACCCCCCACCCCCATCTTTGTTCATCACTACAATGTCTTTCATAAGCTTTGCTTCATTAGCAAATGCTGGATTTTCAGAAATCAAAGGGAAGAATATGCAGTATTCCAAGTTCTCTGgaacaacaaaaattgaaaatgatGAGAAGAAGGCAAGAATTGATAGTAAAAAAGGGATGCTTTTATTGTATAGTCCAGCATTTCTTGCTGTTATTTCCTCTTTTGCAATTTTCCCATATGACGATTTAAGATTTGCTTTGGTCTGTTCTGCTTTAACCATACATTTCTTCAAGAGAGTCTTAGAGGTATTTTTCAACTAGTCTTTTACTCTctcgtttcaatttatttgtcctATTTTCCTTTTCAGcctgttaaaaaaaaaattaaaagtgattGGATTTAGGCTATAAACACAGATAGTGTAAGATTTTTTTTACAATGTTACAGTATTTTAATATGTGATGGCAAGGTTAGTGTATTTTCATCAGGTTATCAATTAGTACTTATTAAGAGATTTAGATGTAAACAAACCCTATAGTAATATACTTAAATCATGTAATTTCAACTTGTTGATTGGTCTTTTTTCCAAACCACCCTATACTCTAGTGGACACAATTCAAACTAGGTCAACGTGGTCCCAAGTTCAGTGTACTATATAGCCTTATGAATCTAAAAACACGAGAATGAATTTTCTTTTAATACTCAATCAGTTTCATTTtattctatcaaattttttaatttaatttttcattttacttgctATTTTTCGTTAATCAAAACAAGACAagtttttttccccttttttacccttagtatgaattgtttttcttcaaattaaatttaaatatcatttaataggggcaTTATGGTAAAGTAGCcatattattaattgtttttcttaattaatgtgtaaTGTCAAATTAAGACGAGTAAAAAAGTTGATACCCCTccttttttaatcaaatattttggGCTACTATGTGTGAGAATATTAAAACAGATATTTTAGAATCATAAATTTCTAGTAAAGTTTCTAGAATTGTCTAGTATTTAGGATAATCAATTTGAAGAAATATCTATTTATTCTAGGTAATTCTAGATAGAAGAATTTAGAAAAGGACAGTGTAgttatttgatatttgtatttagAAAAAATCCAGATATTAGAGAGCGCTAGATATTTAAAGGAGATATTTGTGAAAGAGCATAGAATACTCTAGATTTGTGGTATCTAGAATATCCCTATAGAAGTATAAATAGGGGATGATATTAGACATTTGTAACCAACTCAAAAAGGCAATCCAATTCAAGAAGTCTTCTTCCATAACTAAGTTTTTTTTCATAGCTTTCTCTTCTTAGTTAAATCTTTCGATCTCAGTTAACGATTTCTTAGTTGAATCTTCCAATCTCAGTTAACGATCTTGGGATAGCAGAAGGTCTCTCTAGTTATACATTTTTCTGCTATTCtatacatggtatcagagccatagTCACATGTTGACTTCTGAATTTTTTCAACATTGTGTTAGTGATagattcaagtatgaattttagcgGTCATGGTAATGGACTGGGAATGGAGTTATTAAATCAATCCAATTACAAGGTACGGATCATACTTTGTGGGTGAAAACTTGGAGGATATTGTTAACGGAAGTAACATAAGTCCCACTGTTGACAAATCGAAAAATGATGGTGCATATAAGAAGTGGAAGTGGACTAATTCAAAGCTGGAGTTAATCTTGAAAAGATCCATCTCCTCCAGTTTATTCGATTATATTATAAGGTGCAAATCAACCCATGAAATATGGAGGACCCCCAATCAATTATTCAACAAGAAAAATGAAGCTCGGCTATAGATTTTGGAGAATGAATTGGCTAACGCCACCCAAGGTAATTTTTCCATTGCCAAGTATTTCTTAAGGattaataatttatgttttaagatTCCTTTATTACATCCGGATGAGGCTATCTCTGAAGcacaaataagaagaaatattattcgTGGTTTGAAACCAGAATATATTCCTTTTGTGACATCTATTCAGGGATGGGCTAAACAACTATTtttggaggaatttgagaatttgtTATCGTCATAGTAGTTACTAGCCAAATAATTGGCTGGTGAATTTGTCAAAGAAAGGAAAGGAAATGCTCTTGTAGCTGACAAGAGGAAGTTTAAATAAAAACAAGAGATATGCCTCACTCTTGATTTGTATGTGGTTCAAGCTCGCCTGGTGATACAAGAAAGGCTAAGGAAGGCTAAAAAACTACTCAAAAATTCCACAAATCAGCTAGAACCCGAGGACCCTTTTGAGAGCAACTTTcggccaacaataacaacacagggattacaagatacaaggtgtattttaacaccaaaacaacaacaatacaacaagaacaagataaaCACAAGatgataacaacaacacacggtttgaataacaagaacacaaactacaagattacaatgaaAACAAAGGATAAATAGTGTGACATACAATATTACATATACTAAGAACCAAGGTATGAATCAAAATACCAAGACCCTTAAAAACATGTCATACAAACACCTACACTCTTCGGTGGACACAAGGGGGAcctcaatccttcaagcacccAACGTTCCAAGCTATGAATCCAACAAGAGTAAATCCACACTCTATGTTGCCTAGTTTCGGCCCAGAGGCCCTTTCTCACAAGAGAAAGTGTTTCaagtgttacaactttcaatattcatcaaaatctaagtagtaaatgacctaaaatgttctatttatagtaggttacaaaaatagtgtgaaatgtccaaaagaccCCTTAGTCAAATACTTCACTttaggcgcccttggagtgtagagtgtggactgttttggagtctatttaggccctcctttgcacttcacttgcACACTCTAAGTCTCgggttcaatacatctcacataTGTCCACCTTCGTGGTCGTGCTTGTATCAACTGGAAAGAATGAAGAGTCTTTTAACAATTATAAAAAACCTCTCAGATGTTATCGATATGGCAAAACAGgacatataaaaagatattaccgAGCCACGGAGAGCAACATAACTCATACTGAAAAAgttattgaagaagaaggttggaAAAGATACTTACAAGCTGAGAGTCGAGTAATAA
Proteins encoded:
- the LOC107849624 gene encoding protein GAMETE EXPRESSED 1; translation: MGRFHIQKRFIMLLVLLLQSSSTWGWFFSSTNNNKNDCKQEQQTNSGKYSAKNQMVKLMSEFSMDAFENQKGVKLVENAKQKMLVPNSCWQRSYQSLFSVCSKALPDEELRSRLSWNLCDCFQQHTGRSPLPYCDAKSPMTNCLKKLDSDVLTIYLEFYLETPAICHQLQREAWKHVTERLVNSLKDSAEFADEKIENILQQGDLLLENSKHVQESLGSIDVRTQQVVETSKNIEGRVNAVLSQSEVILEQSKEIASSQLELNKGQEKMKETLHENMAIVHESYTNLDHGINDLRTKTEGIEVEIVQVGDEMSSRMDKLQIKANDIGNIAGQALDKQKQLLDRQSKTLDGLQELSEVQSQALEESRRTLKEMAQFGHEQQEELLTRQKQLQQTHDHLVEKSKSILAAQETFEAKQASMFLVLDKLFTLHNAMLLESRAIKAFLLYSVSIFLLYMFTSTKQTYDVRPRLYIGLVLTFLIELAILRYATYEMEDQAWIVSIVRSLFVLLASCQLLYSIWTYRDYEVLNHMMLQTLVEKVNGIQKHKEYLSWEMENEDSDSEVDWSSWIEAELPEDVDKLKDPDFVFPEEVAENSVRRYNLRNHLLTY